From a single Sphingobium lignivorans genomic region:
- a CDS encoding glycosyltransferase family 4 protein, with translation MLGNALPRQCGLATYTSHSVKALRASFPRLRIDHYAMDDGFGVTYGPEVAMAIPAADISSYVRAASAIQRSGAELLWIHHEFGIFGGAAGDHLLALLRHVDLPLVVTLHTVLARPDPDQLRVMQALVAKADRLIVMAREAARLLETVYGVSAERIVVIPHGAPDRALLDTSVMKSRLRLGSGPVVLTFGLLSPGKGIETAIQAMPRIVSKHPELLYLVVGATHPVLLRREGEAYRERLKGLAAELGLQEHVRFVGDFLEDEDLLDYLQAADVYLTPYPGREQVTSGTLAYALAMGRPVVSTPYIHAEEALADGIGTFVPFGDSDAIASAITDLLNDPLSLSAHARRIWQAARSTIWEENARVVMDVFCDAKRGHPTAITTGQALAENKHVRLEGIAAMTDDVGIIQHSVLGVPDRRNGYCIDDNARALKLMCETRAGDPEERRRLALIYAAFIEHAWNDERGRFRNFMGYDRQWLEEEGSEDSNGRTLWTLGHVLRSAPDDFMRRWARELFDKALPLAEAMQSPRAIAFTMLGMAAVLEVEPGHERCRALLRRSVDLFTRLLADAHRPSWPWFEIVLSYDNARLSQAMIEAGRVLQDQAAIDLGLDTLRWLLGKQRAPEGHFRPVGTESFGKPFEEPASFDQQPLEATATIEACLSARRCDADPVWMAAASKAFGWFAGDNDLAMPLANEDRTLCYDGLTRDGVNLNRGAESILALQMARHSMAALMAEYEERPQLAVVL, from the coding sequence GTGCTTGGAAATGCTTTGCCCCGCCAGTGCGGTCTCGCCACCTATACCAGCCATAGCGTGAAGGCCCTGCGTGCGTCCTTCCCCCGGTTGCGGATCGATCATTATGCCATGGATGACGGCTTCGGCGTGACCTACGGGCCCGAGGTGGCCATGGCGATCCCGGCGGCGGACATATCATCCTATGTGCGCGCGGCCTCTGCCATCCAGCGTTCGGGCGCGGAGCTGCTGTGGATTCACCACGAGTTCGGCATTTTCGGCGGCGCAGCGGGCGACCATCTGCTCGCGCTGCTCCGGCATGTCGATCTTCCGCTGGTCGTGACGCTCCACACGGTTCTCGCCCGGCCCGATCCCGATCAGCTTCGCGTGATGCAGGCCCTTGTGGCGAAGGCCGACCGGCTGATCGTGATGGCGCGCGAGGCGGCGCGCCTGCTGGAGACGGTCTATGGCGTGAGTGCCGAGCGGATCGTCGTCATTCCGCATGGCGCGCCGGACCGGGCCTTGCTCGACACCAGCGTCATGAAGAGCAGGCTGCGGCTGGGTTCCGGCCCCGTAGTGCTGACCTTCGGGCTGCTCTCGCCCGGCAAAGGCATCGAGACCGCCATTCAGGCGATGCCGCGCATCGTGTCGAAGCATCCCGAGCTTCTCTATCTCGTCGTCGGTGCCACGCACCCGGTGCTCCTGCGTCGCGAGGGGGAGGCTTATCGGGAACGGCTGAAGGGCCTCGCTGCCGAACTCGGCCTTCAGGAGCATGTCCGCTTCGTCGGCGATTTTCTCGAAGACGAGGATCTGCTCGATTATCTCCAGGCCGCCGACGTCTATTTGACGCCTTATCCGGGGCGGGAGCAGGTGACGTCCGGAACGCTGGCCTATGCGCTGGCGATGGGGCGGCCTGTCGTCTCCACGCCCTATATCCACGCCGAGGAAGCGCTTGCCGATGGCATCGGGACCTTCGTGCCCTTCGGCGATTCCGACGCCATAGCAAGCGCCATCACGGACCTTCTGAACGATCCGCTCAGCCTTTCCGCTCATGCGCGCAGGATATGGCAGGCCGCGCGATCGACCATCTGGGAAGAGAATGCGAGAGTTGTCATGGATGTCTTTTGCGATGCGAAACGGGGCCACCCCACGGCCATAACAACGGGTCAGGCGCTCGCCGAGAACAAGCATGTCCGGCTGGAAGGCATCGCCGCGATGACCGATGATGTCGGGATCATCCAGCACAGTGTGCTCGGCGTGCCCGATCGCCGGAACGGCTATTGCATTGATGACAATGCGCGCGCCCTCAAGCTGATGTGCGAAACGCGGGCGGGCGACCCGGAGGAACGTCGTCGGCTGGCGCTGATCTACGCTGCCTTCATCGAGCACGCCTGGAACGATGAACGGGGGCGGTTCCGCAATTTCATGGGCTATGACCGGCAATGGCTGGAAGAGGAAGGGTCGGAGGATTCCAACGGCCGCACGCTCTGGACCCTGGGCCATGTGCTGCGGTCCGCCCCGGATGATTTCATGCGCCGCTGGGCGCGGGAGCTGTTCGACAAGGCGCTCCCCCTGGCAGAGGCGATGCAGTCCCCCCGGGCGATCGCCTTCACGATGCTGGGCATGGCGGCCGTCCTGGAGGTCGAGCCGGGCCATGAGCGGTGCCGCGCGCTGTTGCGCCGTTCGGTCGATCTCTTCACGCGCCTGCTCGCCGATGCCCATCGGCCGTCCTGGCCATGGTTCGAGATCGTCCTGTCCTATGACAATGCGCGCCTCTCGCAGGCGATGATCGAGGCGGGGCGCGTCCTGCAGGATCAGGCGGCAATCGATCTCGGTCTCGATACGTTGCGCTGGCTGCTCGGCAAGCAGCGCGCGCCGGAAGGGCACTTCCGCCCGGTCGGCACGGAGAGCTTCGGCAAGCCGTTCGAGGAGCCCGCCTCCTTCGACCAGCAGCCGCTGGAAGCAACCGCCACGATCGAGGCCTGTCTGTCCGCCCGGCGCTGCGATGCTGACCCGGTGTGGATGGCGGCGGCGAGCAAGGCCTTTGGCTGGTTCGCGGGCGACAATGATCTGGCGATGCCGCTTGCCAATGAGGACCGCACGCTCTGCTATGACGGGCTGACGCGCGACGGGGTCAATCTCAATCGCGGGGCGGAGTCCATTCTCGCCCTGCAGATGGCGCGGCACAGCATGGCCGCCTTGATGGCGGAATATGAGGAAAGACCCCAGCTCGCTGTGGTGCTATAG
- a CDS encoding glycosidase — translation MSARFPEDRLVFLPKDVDLSRSPLAGQLPAETYVLGTFNPGLTRLPNGNLLMMVRVAEALRQPEADGYIRAIRLHAGRYRLDAWPLDLVDTMDPRKFMIRGQGWKVMALTSLSWLLPVECTPDGLDIVAIHYDRAIAPQGDWQCYGVEDARISLVDGLYLMTTCSVSPERHSTTLYISENGLDWQFADIVLDHQNKDMLIFEGRIGGQYWAQTRPLGDLYFAYPPESEWRAGPSINLATSPDARHWKPYIKPGLRPHVAAAATTRMGGGTPPVLTEKGWLTLWHGVAPSGVVGIYRTYWSLLDAKDPSITVATDHGALLEANKALTAPLADQMYVQDVVFTTGIADAGDHFIVASGEADLACRITHIPKACFGL, via the coding sequence ATGAGCGCGCGCTTCCCGGAGGATCGGCTGGTTTTCCTGCCGAAGGACGTGGACCTCTCCCGTTCGCCGCTCGCGGGTCAGCTGCCGGCCGAGACCTATGTGCTGGGGACCTTCAATCCCGGGCTCACGCGCTTGCCGAACGGCAATCTGCTGATGATGGTGCGGGTAGCGGAAGCCCTGCGACAGCCGGAAGCGGACGGCTATATCCGCGCCATCCGCTTGCACGCCGGCCGCTACAGGCTGGATGCCTGGCCGCTCGACCTCGTCGACACGATGGATCCCCGCAAGTTCATGATCCGGGGGCAGGGCTGGAAAGTGATGGCGCTCACTTCCCTGTCCTGGCTCCTGCCGGTGGAATGCACGCCTGACGGTCTGGACATCGTCGCCATCCATTATGACCGGGCGATTGCGCCGCAGGGGGACTGGCAATGCTATGGCGTGGAGGATGCGCGCATCAGCCTGGTCGATGGCCTTTATCTCATGACGACCTGCTCGGTCAGTCCCGAGCGCCATTCCACCACGCTCTACATTTCCGAAAATGGCCTCGACTGGCAGTTCGCCGACATCGTGCTCGACCACCAGAACAAGGACATGCTGATTTTCGAGGGGCGGATCGGCGGCCAGTACTGGGCGCAGACGCGGCCGCTGGGTGATCTCTACTTCGCTTATCCGCCGGAAAGCGAGTGGCGCGCTGGTCCTTCCATCAATCTGGCGACATCGCCGGACGCGCGGCACTGGAAACCCTATATCAAGCCTGGCCTTCGCCCCCATGTCGCCGCCGCTGCCACGACCCGCATGGGCGGGGGCACGCCGCCGGTGCTGACGGAGAAGGGCTGGCTGACCTTGTGGCACGGCGTTGCGCCCAGCGGGGTGGTGGGGATCTACCGGACCTACTGGTCCCTGCTGGATGCCAAGGACCCCAGCATCACTGTCGCGACCGACCACGGGGCCTTGCTCGAAGCCAATAAAGCACTGACCGCGCCGCTTGCCGATCAAATGTACGTGCAGGACGTCGTCTTCACCACCGGCATTGCCGATGCCGGCGATCATTTCATCGTCGCGTCCGGCGAGGCCGATCTTGCCTGCCGGATCACGCATATCCCCAAGGCCTGCTTCGGGCTCTGA
- a CDS encoding SDR family oxidoreductase, protein MADPQDPAARGADTAASGAADAHTRQPGLAGRKVAVTGGTTGIGRAIAVLLASEGARVFVCGRDSAHLADALARIREVGDGDGLALDLAERENVARFFSAAEAYLGGLDIAVINAAVPADALMDEDEDDLAYRIAVDFSAYLHSAQAAIGRMGAGSDIVLIGSMSAVSQSPGGSVYVAAKTGIEGFAHALRGEVADRDIKVGLIEPGLTGADFQYPDLPPEEQRALIRRDEMLRAEDIAVATHFMLTQPRRCAVSLMRVESRLRR, encoded by the coding sequence ATGGCCGATCCGCAAGACCCGGCGGCGCGAGGCGCCGACACGGCCGCGAGCGGCGCTGCCGACGCCCACACCCGCCAACCCGGCCTTGCCGGCCGCAAGGTGGCCGTCACGGGCGGGACGACCGGCATCGGGCGCGCCATCGCCGTGCTGCTCGCTAGCGAAGGGGCCCGGGTCTTCGTCTGCGGACGGGACAGCGCGCATCTCGCCGACGCGCTCGCCCGCATCCGGGAAGTCGGGGATGGCGACGGTCTCGCGCTGGACCTTGCCGAGCGCGAGAATGTCGCGCGCTTCTTCTCGGCTGCCGAGGCTTATCTGGGTGGCCTCGACATCGCGGTCATCAATGCGGCCGTGCCCGCTGACGCCCTCATGGATGAAGACGAGGATGATCTTGCCTATCGCATCGCGGTGGATTTCTCGGCCTATCTGCACAGTGCGCAGGCGGCGATCGGCCGGATGGGCGCGGGAAGCGACATCGTGCTGATCGGCTCGATGTCGGCGGTGTCCCAGTCGCCCGGCGGATCGGTCTATGTCGCGGCCAAGACCGGCATCGAGGGTTTCGCGCATGCCCTTCGCGGAGAAGTGGCGGACCGCGATATCAAGGTGGGCCTGATCGAGCCGGGGCTGACCGGCGCCGATTTCCAATATCCCGACCTGCCGCCCGAGGAACAGCGCGCGCTCATCCGGCGCGACGAGATGCTGAGGGCGGAGGACATAGCCGTGGCGACGCACTTCATGCTCACGCAGCCGCGCCGCTGCGCGGTGTCCCTGATGCGCGTCGAAAGCAGGCTCAGGCGATGA
- the desV gene encoding aromatic aldehyde dehydrogenase DesV, translated as MDQFNKTIKGIKDRGAAQLFIDGEWRASSGSNELTVVTPHNEETVLTYIEPTIADVDIAVAAARKAFDQGPWPRMSPAERGTYLKKVSDLLMARMPELAEAWTGQVGAVIGFTSKASYQVPGLFKFYGELNDSYPFIEERIGSMGGNKVRVVQEPVGVVAAVTPWNAPLVLLVYKVAAALAAGCTMVCKPSPETPIDAHILAECIKDAGIPAGVFNMLPAGREVGDHLIRHPGVDKISFTGSTAAGKHIAGVASERLARVSLELGGKSAAMILEDADMDHVLKSLVPYSMPITGQVCFSLTRVLVPKSRKAEIVDAYTSAVSKVKVGDPFQADVGMGPLTMQRQLERVQGYIEKGKAEGATLALGGGRPADLNRGFFVEPTVFTDVDPNMTIFKEEIFGPVVSFVDYDNEADMIAKANDTIYGLHGAVYTQDAERGFAVAREYRAGSVTINGMMVDIHMPFGGFKQSGIGRDGGLEGLENYLETKAVYFA; from the coding sequence ATGGATCAGTTCAACAAGACGATCAAAGGCATCAAGGATCGGGGCGCGGCGCAGCTCTTCATCGATGGTGAATGGCGCGCAAGCAGCGGCAGCAACGAGCTGACCGTCGTCACGCCCCATAATGAGGAAACGGTCCTCACTTATATCGAGCCGACGATAGCGGACGTCGACATTGCCGTGGCCGCCGCGCGCAAGGCGTTCGATCAGGGCCCCTGGCCGCGCATGTCGCCGGCCGAGCGTGGCACCTATCTCAAGAAAGTGTCCGATCTTCTGATGGCGCGGATGCCCGAGCTCGCCGAAGCCTGGACGGGTCAGGTCGGCGCCGTCATCGGCTTCACCAGCAAGGCCAGCTATCAGGTTCCGGGCCTGTTCAAATTCTATGGCGAGCTGAACGACAGCTATCCGTTCATCGAGGAGCGCATCGGCTCCATGGGCGGCAACAAGGTGCGCGTGGTGCAGGAGCCCGTGGGCGTCGTCGCGGCGGTCACGCCGTGGAACGCGCCGCTCGTGCTGCTGGTCTACAAGGTCGCGGCCGCGCTGGCGGCGGGCTGCACCATGGTGTGCAAGCCGAGCCCGGAAACGCCGATCGACGCGCACATCCTCGCCGAGTGCATCAAGGATGCCGGCATCCCGGCCGGTGTCTTCAACATGCTGCCGGCGGGCCGCGAAGTGGGCGATCATCTGATCCGCCATCCCGGCGTGGACAAGATCAGCTTCACCGGCTCCACGGCGGCCGGCAAGCATATCGCGGGCGTGGCCTCCGAGCGGCTTGCCCGCGTCTCGCTGGAGCTGGGCGGCAAGTCGGCGGCGATGATCCTCGAGGATGCGGACATGGATCATGTCCTCAAGAGCCTCGTGCCTTATTCCATGCCGATCACGGGCCAGGTCTGCTTCTCGCTGACCCGCGTTCTCGTGCCCAAGAGCCGCAAGGCCGAGATCGTCGACGCCTACACCAGCGCCGTCTCGAAAGTGAAGGTGGGCGATCCCTTCCAGGCCGATGTCGGCATGGGGCCGCTCACCATGCAGCGCCAGCTTGAGCGCGTGCAGGGCTATATCGAGAAGGGCAAGGCCGAGGGCGCGACGCTCGCGCTGGGCGGCGGGCGTCCTGCCGATCTCAACCGTGGCTTCTTCGTCGAACCGACCGTGTTCACGGACGTCGATCCGAACATGACGATCTTCAAGGAAGAAATCTTCGGCCCGGTCGTCTCGTTCGTCGATTATGACAATGAGGCGGACATGATCGCCAAGGCCAATGACACGATCTACGGCCTGCACGGCGCGGTCTACACGCAGGACGCCGAGCGCGGCTTCGCGGTGGCCCGGGAGTATCGCGCCGGTTCCGTCACCATCAACGGCATGATGGTGGATATCCACATGCCCTTCGGCGGCTTCAAGCAGTCCGGCATCGGCCGTGACGGCGGCCTCGAGGGGCTGGAGAATTATCTGGAGACCAAGGCGGTCTATTTCGCCTGA
- a CDS encoding glutathione S-transferase family protein, translating into MKLYDRQGTPNAARIRIVLAEKGLEDQVEFVTVDLIAAEQKQDWFLAMNPIGKTPVLVLDDGLLLSECTAITEYLDNLAGPPTLTGRTAREKGLIHMMQRRVEIMLLDPVDDYFHYGTPGLGPALRPWRQPDWAGAAEWGRRRGQQAVVNLPYFDEVLSGSPFLSGDRFTLPDISLFAALAFARGAGLPVDPGLRALADWQARVSDLPAVKMRSGQTFLPADLERRRGE; encoded by the coding sequence ATGAAGCTCTATGATCGCCAGGGCACGCCGAACGCCGCCCGCATCCGCATCGTCCTCGCCGAGAAGGGGCTGGAGGATCAGGTCGAGTTCGTCACGGTCGACCTGATCGCCGCCGAGCAGAAGCAGGACTGGTTCCTCGCGATGAACCCGATCGGCAAGACGCCGGTGCTGGTGCTGGATGACGGTCTCCTCCTCTCGGAATGCACCGCGATCACCGAATATCTCGACAATCTCGCCGGTCCGCCCACGCTCACCGGGCGCACGGCGCGCGAAAAGGGGCTGATCCACATGATGCAACGCCGCGTCGAGATCATGCTGCTCGATCCGGTCGACGATTATTTCCATTATGGCACGCCCGGCCTCGGCCCGGCCCTGCGGCCCTGGCGCCAGCCGGACTGGGCGGGCGCGGCGGAATGGGGCCGTCGCCGTGGCCAGCAGGCGGTGGTGAACCTGCCCTATTTCGATGAAGTCCTGTCCGGCTCTCCTTTTCTGTCCGGTGATCGCTTCACCCTGCCCGATATTTCGCTCTTCGCCGCGCTCGCCTTCGCCAGGGGGGCGGGGCTACCGGTCGACCCGGGCCTGCGCGCTCTTGCGGACTGGCAGGCGCGTGTTTCCGACCTGCCGGCCGTGAAGATGCGCAGCGGCCAGACCTTCCTGCCCGCGGATCTGGAGCGACGGCGCGGCGAATGA
- a CDS encoding SDR family oxidoreductase, with protein sequence MRNFAGKVAFVTGGASGIGLGMARNFLAEGMKVVIADYNEDHLDQAREILRGNNATHLIRVDVADRENLRAAAQEALDVFGKIHLLANNAGVGGGGNADDPDFEEWDRSIGINLGGVVNGTKIIVPIIKAQGEGGHVVNTSSMAGVVPLPGMGAYSAGKYAVRGFTQALRLDLAPHGIGVSCLYPGAVKTALMAIPEDDASAPPGEEGDFIRNLWAAMRVAVDPMDMGRLVVDAIRENRFHILTHAEFLEEVQERHRTIEDAFLTELPVPAARAAFERFRRETVDRLFAMPVID encoded by the coding sequence ATGAGGAATTTCGCGGGCAAGGTGGCCTTCGTCACCGGCGGCGCCAGTGGCATCGGGCTCGGCATGGCGCGCAACTTTCTGGCCGAGGGCATGAAGGTCGTCATTGCCGACTATAATGAGGATCATCTCGATCAGGCCCGCGAGATCCTGCGGGGGAACAATGCCACGCATCTCATCCGGGTGGACGTGGCGGATCGGGAGAATCTGCGCGCCGCGGCGCAGGAGGCGCTGGACGTCTTCGGCAAGATCCATCTGCTTGCCAACAATGCCGGCGTGGGCGGCGGCGGCAATGCCGACGATCCCGATTTCGAGGAATGGGACCGCTCGATCGGCATCAATCTTGGCGGCGTGGTCAATGGCACCAAGATCATCGTGCCGATCATCAAGGCGCAGGGGGAGGGTGGGCATGTCGTCAACACCTCGTCCATGGCCGGCGTCGTCCCGCTGCCGGGCATGGGCGCTTATTCCGCGGGCAAATATGCCGTGCGCGGCTTCACGCAGGCGCTGCGTCTCGATCTCGCGCCGCATGGCATCGGCGTCTCCTGCCTTTATCCCGGCGCGGTGAAGACGGCGTTGATGGCGATCCCGGAGGATGACGCCAGTGCGCCGCCGGGCGAGGAAGGCGATTTCATCCGCAATCTCTGGGCCGCCATGCGCGTCGCCGTCGATCCCATGGACATGGGCCGGCTGGTGGTGGACGCGATCCGCGAGAACCGCTTCCACATCCTCACTCATGCCGAGTTCCTGGAGGAAGTGCAGGAGCGCCATCGCACGATCGAGGACGCCTTTCTCACCGAGCTGCCCGTGCCGGCCGCTCGCGCCGCTTTCGAGCGCTTCCGGCGCGAGACGGTGGACAGGCTATTCGCCATGCCGGTGATCGACTAA
- a CDS encoding ketopantoate reductase family protein — MRNIIVIGAGSMGCLFAARIAQSGADVTLIDVDRERLERIGREGIHLTDDDGTRTVPLRAALAQDVEAPADLALLFTKGMHSAAAIRSIAHLAGSGMHVLTLQNGLGNPEIVSETFPADQILKGIAALPADLHGPNSVESHGSGHIELGAMTPAGTPAAQAAVALLARAGFDARHAEDIDVAIWEKVAFNAALNALGAVTGQPNAGIDNAPGRRIVAAMVDEVVATASACGVAVDKARIAGAIDFALTAHRGHKASMLQDMIAGRASEIEFINGAICTRARAAGVPAPVNETMADLVRLMELTRG, encoded by the coding sequence ATGCGGAACATCATCGTGATCGGCGCGGGGTCCATGGGATGCCTGTTCGCCGCGCGCATCGCGCAGAGCGGCGCGGACGTGACCCTGATCGACGTGGACCGCGAGCGGCTGGAGCGCATCGGGCGCGAAGGCATCCATCTGACCGATGACGATGGCACGCGCACCGTGCCGCTGCGCGCCGCGCTGGCGCAGGACGTGGAAGCGCCCGCTGATCTTGCGCTGCTCTTCACCAAGGGCATGCACAGCGCCGCCGCGATCCGCTCCATTGCCCATCTCGCCGGCTCGGGCATGCATGTGCTCACGCTCCAGAACGGCCTCGGCAACCCGGAAATCGTGTCGGAGACCTTTCCCGCCGATCAGATACTCAAAGGCATCGCCGCGCTCCCGGCCGACCTGCACGGCCCGAACAGCGTCGAATCCCATGGCAGCGGCCATATCGAACTGGGGGCGATGACGCCCGCCGGCACGCCGGCCGCGCAGGCCGCCGTCGCCCTGCTCGCCCGGGCCGGCTTCGATGCGCGCCATGCCGAGGACATCGATGTCGCGATCTGGGAGAAGGTGGCCTTCAACGCGGCGCTCAACGCGCTGGGCGCCGTGACCGGCCAGCCCAATGCCGGCATCGACAATGCGCCCGGCCGCCGCATCGTCGCAGCGATGGTGGACGAAGTGGTGGCCACCGCAAGCGCCTGTGGCGTGGCCGTGGACAAGGCGCGGATCGCCGGCGCGATCGATTTCGCGCTCACTGCCCATCGCGGCCACAAGGCCTCGATGCTCCAGGACATGATCGCCGGCCGGGCCAGCGAGATCGAGTTCATCAACGGCGCCATCTGCACGCGCGCCCGCGCCGCCGGCGTGCCCGCGCCCGTCAACGAGACCATGGCCGATCTGGTGCGCCTCATGGAACTGACGCGGGGCTGA
- a CDS encoding DUF4142 domain-containing protein: protein MRYVSGTGTGLGVALLALLLAGCNDRQKPSEGDGTVARDHEGVRPEGVSSTDAPLTSTYYIPQATIGDMYEVEAAGIASERTRNPAIRAFAARMTEDHGKTMSELQSFVAANPVNRAPAQSLDPRRRAMIDNLKNASDAEFDEVYLGQQAAAHDEAFYLHSSFANNGDDPKLQELAGRTAELIQHHKRMLTELGSGGAQETQ, encoded by the coding sequence ATGAGATATGTTTCGGGCACAGGAACAGGCCTGGGCGTGGCGCTTCTGGCGCTGCTTCTCGCCGGCTGCAACGATCGGCAGAAGCCTTCCGAAGGCGACGGCACTGTGGCGCGCGATCATGAAGGCGTGCGGCCCGAGGGCGTCTCGAGCACCGATGCGCCGCTCACCAGCACCTATTATATCCCGCAGGCGACGATCGGCGACATGTATGAAGTCGAGGCCGCCGGGATCGCGTCCGAGCGGACGCGCAATCCGGCAATCCGCGCTTTCGCGGCCCGGATGACCGAAGATCACGGAAAGACGATGAGTGAGCTCCAGTCATTCGTGGCGGCCAATCCGGTCAACCGGGCGCCCGCGCAGAGCCTCGATCCCCGCCGACGCGCCATGATCGACAATCTGAAGAACGCGAGCGACGCGGAGTTCGATGAGGTCTATCTCGGCCAGCAGGCCGCCGCGCATGACGAGGCCTTCTACCTGCACAGCAGCTTCGCGAACAACGGCGATGACCCAAAGTTACAGGAGCTTGCTGGACGAACTGCAGAACTGATCCAGCATCATAAGCGGATGCTGACCGAGCTGGGCAGCGGGGGCGCGCAAGAAACGCAGTGA
- the gntA gene encoding guanitoxin biosynthesis heme-dependent pre-guanitoxin N-hydroxylase GntA yields MEAAFMLISPAEERRLRQAFETFIMDRRFPCVGAKSALSRGTLHVLVGWSIDSGWDDVRLHRELLAWADSYSADPGLFRSLAIIFAKPVPLDEEAFERAMWDRLQSLADKDAWLGVPFDERVSGDPDDPHFSLSFGGEAFFAVGLHPAASRPARRFERPVIVFNLHDQFEQLRQEGRYEKIRETIIGRDTDLAGSPNPMLSRHGESSEAAQYSGRLVGNDWKCPFHDPRAAV; encoded by the coding sequence ATGGAAGCCGCCTTCATGTTGATCTCACCAGCGGAAGAACGGCGTCTGCGTCAAGCGTTCGAAACCTTCATCATGGACAGGCGCTTCCCCTGTGTGGGCGCCAAGTCGGCCCTTTCGCGCGGGACGCTGCATGTCCTCGTCGGCTGGTCGATCGACAGCGGGTGGGACGATGTGCGGCTGCACCGGGAGCTGCTTGCCTGGGCCGATTCCTACAGCGCGGACCCCGGCCTGTTCCGCAGCCTCGCGATCATTTTCGCCAAGCCCGTCCCGCTGGACGAGGAAGCCTTCGAGCGCGCGATGTGGGACCGGCTGCAGTCCCTCGCGGACAAGGACGCCTGGCTCGGCGTGCCGTTCGACGAGCGGGTGAGCGGCGATCCTGACGATCCGCATTTCTCGCTCAGCTTCGGCGGGGAAGCCTTTTTCGCGGTGGGCCTGCATCCTGCCGCCAGCCGGCCGGCTCGCCGCTTCGAGCGCCCGGTGATCGTCTTCAACCTGCATGACCAGTTCGAGCAGTTGCGGCAGGAGGGACGCTACGAGAAGATACGCGAGACCATCATCGGCCGGGATACCGACCTTGCCGGCTCGCCCAACCCCATGCTCTCCCGCCACGGCGAGTCGAGCGAAGCGGCGCAGTATAGCGGCCGGTTGGTCGGGAACGACTGGAAATGCCCCTTCCACGATCCGCGAGCGGCGGTATGA
- a CDS encoding DUF1989 domain-containing protein, which translates to MTPQRIPPRSGVAFELLKGQRLTVIDPEGTQVADLLAYNRADVREVLSNGRTLDYEETIRLTTGNRLWSNRSNVLLTIERDTVGCHDFLLTPCSVDTFLHFYPDKPVAPGCFGNLAAALAPYGIEEDMIPVAFNCFMNVPVGPDGKISVLPPLSRAGDRIVLRAEMDLVIGLTACSAYASNGGSFKPIDYLIEDPG; encoded by the coding sequence ATGACGCCGCAGCGCATCCCCCCGCGCTCGGGCGTGGCGTTCGAGCTTCTCAAGGGCCAGCGCCTGACGGTCATCGACCCGGAAGGAACACAGGTCGCGGACCTGCTCGCCTATAACCGCGCCGACGTGCGCGAGGTGCTGAGCAACGGGCGCACGCTCGATTATGAAGAGACGATCCGCCTGACGACCGGCAACCGGCTCTGGTCCAACCGGTCCAACGTGCTGCTCACCATCGAGCGGGACACGGTCGGCTGCCACGACTTTCTGCTCACGCCGTGCAGCGTCGACACCTTCCTGCATTTCTATCCCGACAAGCCGGTCGCGCCCGGATGCTTCGGCAATCTCGCCGCCGCGCTCGCGCCCTACGGCATCGAGGAGGACATGATTCCGGTCGCGTTCAACTGCTTCATGAACGTGCCGGTGGGGCCGGATGGCAAGATCAGCGTGCTGCCTCCGCTGAGCCGCGCAGGCGACAGGATCGTGTTGCGCGCGGAAATGGACCTCGTCATCGGCCTGACGGCCTGCTCCGCTTATGCGAGCAATGGCGGCAGCTTCAAGCCGATCGACTATCTCATCGAGGACCCGGGCTGA